One Topomyia yanbarensis strain Yona2022 unplaced genomic scaffold, ASM3024719v1 HiC_scaffold_69, whole genome shotgun sequence DNA window includes the following coding sequences:
- the LOC131696076 gene encoding uncharacterized protein LOC131696076, with product MSEKKVKQKELKRRNIMDSISRIEMFVTNYNEDRDLQEVAIRLGKLDTLMENFEAIQGAKNELHALYKMLTNHTEIDRIATSLATEGITWHMIPPRAPNFGGLWEAAVKVAKRHLVRQLGNTVLFYEDLLTILAQIESCMNSRPLVSLSEDPNDLHALTPGRFLFVQQKVQHFWYRWRNEYLKELQRQATVNPEKVNLKVGQVVILQDQLLSVTRWSLARVEEIFPEKDDVSRVVVLRTPSGTYRRPAYKVCPLPDTFDEDEEVSATLNQADDIICSSN from the exons ATGTCGGAGAAAAAGGTGAAACAGAAGGAGCTGAAGCGACGGAACATTATGGACTCCATTTCGCGCATCGAAATGTTCGTGACCAACTACAACGAGGATCGAGACCTTCAAGAAGTAGCGATACGGTTGGGTAAGCTGGATACATTGATGGAGAATTTTGAGGCAATACAAG GCGCAAAAAACGAGCTTCATGCCCTTTATAAAATGCTTACCAACCACACCGAAATAGACCGTATCGCTACCAGTCTCGCAACGGAGGGAATCACATGGCACATGATACCCCCACGTGCCCCAAATTTCGGTGGCCTCTGGGAGGCAGCCGTGAAGGTGGCCAAACGTCACCTCGTTCGTCAATTGGGCAACACCGTATTGTTCTACGAAGACTTGCTGACGATTCTAGCGCAGATAGAGAGCTGTATGAATTCCCGCCCGCTTGTTTCTCTATCGGAGGATCCCAACGATCTGCACGCCCTAACGCCGGGGCGTTTTCTT TTCGTCCAGCAGAAAGTTCAGCACTTTTGGTACCGCTGGAGAAACGAGTACCTGAAAGAACTACAACGACAAGCTACCGTAAACCCAGAAAAAGTCAACCTTAAGGTTGGCCAGGTGGTGATCCTGCAAGACCAGCTTTTATCTGTAACGCGGTGGTCATTGGCTCGAGTTGAAGAAATTTTTCCTGAAAAAGACGACGTTTCACGAGTGGTGGTTCTGCGAACACCGTCCGGAACTTACAGGCGACCCGCCTACAAGGTGTGTCCGTTACCTGATACGTTCGACGAGGATGAAGAAGTCAGCGCAACCCTCAACCAAGCTGAcgacatcatttgttcatcaaaTTAG